GAAACCAACTATATTTTGTGGAGTTCCTAGAGTTTTTGACCGTATTTATGCTGGTAAAACAAGAATGCTTCTTATATGATCATCTTTGGTTATGTAAATCATGATCTTAAACAATGACTTTAAGATCCTTATCTTTGTTTGACTACATTAACTATAAGCTTTTCACTTGAAGGTATCAAAAGCAAAGTATCTTCTGCAGGAGGACTGCAGAGTACATTGTTTCAGTGTGCTTACAACTAGTATGTTTCATCATTAAACTCAAGTGTTTAAGTTATCTGTATGCATGTAAACTAATCTGGAGTCCAATGACAGCAAGTTAAAATCTCTGGAGAAGGGTCTTCCACAACACAAAGCAGCACCTCTGTTTGATAGGCTTGTGTTTGATAAGGTATAATACAACTTTAACTTTGTAAGTTCTTTCCATAAAGTTTGGTTCAAAACTGAAATACAGGTTTTATTGATAGACAAAACTAGCACTAGGTGGACGAGTTCGCATCCTGTTATCAGGAGCTGCTCCTTTGCCTAGGCACGTTGAAGAGTTCATGAGAGTCACGAGTGGATCTACATTATCACAAGGATATGGTATGATATATGAATCTTCTACTACCTAGAAAAGAGAATTTATCAAAGTTTTTGAATCAAGGGCTATATTTTGATAAAGTAATCTCTTAGGAGAAGATAGATATGATGGTTGAATCCTATAACACAATTATAGTATGATTTTATTGTCATGGTCACATGTTAACTGTGTACATGTGCATGttcataataatttatcatcatTTTGATGTGGCAGGTCTTACTGAAAGTTGTGCCGGGTGTTTCACGGCGATTGGTGATGTGTATTCTATGACAGGAACAGTTGGAGTCCCCATGACAACCATTGAAGCCAGGCTTGAATCTGTGCCAGAGATGGGATATGATGCCCTCTCCAATGTACCCCGTGGAGAAATTTGTCTGAGAGGAAATACCTTGTTCTCCGGTTATCACAAGCGTGAAGATCTTACCAAAGAAGTTATGGTTGATGGCTGGTTTCATACAGGTAAATCTAGGTTGTCCTGGATTCAAAAGTCACAGTGATTTGTTAATCCACAAAAAACTCACATACATATAAACCATTACAGGTGATATTGGAGAATGGCAATCAAATGGAGCCATGAAAATTATTGATAGGAAGAAGAATATCTTTAAATTGTCCCAAGGAGAATATATTGCTGTGGAGAATATTGAAAACAAGTATTTGCAATGCCCACTTATAGCATCGGTATGCTTCTTCAACTACAGAACAGTTGgcaaaaaaagagaaacaatagttattattcatttttggtCAGATATTAAGTTTACTAGGAAAGTTAACTAAGAATTTAGCAAGTAGCATTCCAGTGAacctaatatattaaatttatgtaattcaATAATGGataagaaaagaaattcttTCATATGCAGATATGGGTGTATGGAAACAGCTTTGAGTCATTCTTGGTAGCTGTTGTGATCCCTGAAAGAACGGTCATTGAGGATTGGGCAAAAGAGCACAATGTGACAGATGATTTTAAATCTTTATGTGATAATCTTAAAGCAAGAAAGTACATTTTGGATGAGCTCAACAGCACTGGTCAGAAACACCAAGTACGTTTATATAATTCATTATCGTATGCATGTAGTTTTTggttttatgatatattttgctCGTGTTACCTACAATTGACATGAAATAAACATTCAGCTTAGAGGATTTGAGCTGCTAAAAGCCATTCATCTGGAACCAATTCCCTTTGACATGGAGAGAGATTTAATAACTCCTACATTCAAATTGAAGAGACCACAATTGCTCAAGTACTACAAGGTTTGCTTCTTGTGCTGTGATAAAAATTTCGTAACTATTGACTATTTTAATTAGTAGTTTGATTTACAATTTGTACCAAATGTACATTAGTTTTGGCTTCCATGCATTAGCACCAAATACTGTTCTATAAATTCCTATAAGATGTTTGAGTGTCcatgacttaaataaataaacattactCTTTGCCAACATTATTTTGTAGGATCGTATTGATCAACTATACAAGGAAGCAAAGGGAGCAATGGCGTAAACCATGCAGCAAGCGGCCATGCTATGTGCAACAATTTTTAGGATTTCTGCTAGTTAAGAAAAATCCATTTGGCCTTCTGTGTATTTTGGTTCATTATTGTATTGACTGAAGTGCAAAAccataagcatagatagaataGGCCATATGCTGAAACAGCAGCTCCATATGTCATTCTTGTAAAAAATCACGTAAATAAATTGTGTGGCCCATGCAAAATCTGTATTTTCTTTTGGCACAAAATGctttattctttcattttcttgttttgttaagGTGTATTATTTCAAAAGTACGGTAATTTCTCAGAATACTATCATCTAATCCACAATCATAGCCACAAGAATATGGTGGAATGGGGTACAGTTGAATGGAAACTTGTAAATTGTGGTGAAAAGTTACTATATACAAGAATGCACAATCAAACATAGCATAACACACCCCTTCCCTTACAAATTCAGTATTACAAGCTTTACAGATTTACAGTTACTAGCATTAAGTAGGAAGTTAGGATTAGAAGATTATGGTTGAATCTGTTGAAATCGTGCATGCAATAGCTGCTTATGTGGATGTTTTagccaatttttaaaatttaaaattgtctgTTGCTTAGGATCTATTTTGTAGGAGttctgattttgttttttatcagACTAGAAACTGTTTTAGTCATGCCtagggattttttgttttgtatatttaaCTCTAACCAAGAGCAAATGAATAACAACTATGTATCCTTCATAAATATATGTGCTCTTCTCTGTTTTTGATCTAATATTCAACAAATTGGTATCAGAGTCATCATCTTGAGGGATCTGTGAGTTGAGAGAAACCATAATGGAAGCAGACACAACACACATAATACCACCACCAGTTTTTGATGGTGAGGAGTACGACCTATGGGCTGCAAGGATGACTACCCATCTTGAAGCACTAGATCTTTGGGAACCGATAGAAGAAGACTATGCAGTTTGTCCACCGCCTGAAAATCCTACAGTGGCTCGGATAAAGAATCACAAAGAGAGGAAGATAAGAGAGGCCAAGGCCAAAGCTTGTCTTTTCTCTTCTGtttcaaaaatcatatttacGAGAATTATGAATTTGAATTCTGCGAAGGACATTTGGGACTACCTCAAATCAGAGTATTAGGGTAGTGTGCAAACTAA
This region of Glycine max cultivar Williams 82 chromosome 7, Glycine_max_v4.0, whole genome shotgun sequence genomic DNA includes:
- the LOC100795926 gene encoding long chain acyl-CoA synthetase 2, whose amino-acid sequence is MPEVYTVKVEEGRPATDAKPSAGPVYRSIYAKDGLLEVPSDFESPWDFFRDSVKRNPNNKMLGRRQKTESKVGSYTWLTYQDVYDAALKMGSAMRSRGVNPGDRCGIYGSNCPEWIIVMEACNSCAASYVPLYDTLGPNAVEFIINHAEVSIAFVQEKKIPSILSCLAQCSSNLKTIVSFGSVSTTQKKEAEEHGASCFSWGEFLQLGCLDWDLPSKKKNDICTIMYTSGTTGDPKGVVIKNEAFMAEVLSVDHIIMLTDRVVGEDDVYFSFLPLAHVYDQIMETYCIYKGSSIGFWQGDVRFLLEDVQALKPTIFCGVPRVFDRIYAGIKSKVSSAGGLQSTLFQCAYNYKLKSLEKGLPQHKAAPLFDRLVFDKTKLALGGRVRILLSGAAPLPRHVEEFMRVTSGSTLSQGYGLTESCAGCFTAIGDVYSMTGTVGVPMTTIEARLESVPEMGYDALSNVPRGEICLRGNTLFSGYHKREDLTKEVMVDGWFHTGDIGEWQSNGAMKIIDRKKNIFKLSQGEYIAVENIENKYLQCPLIASIWVYGNSFESFLVAVVIPERTVIEDWAKEHNVTDDFKSLCDNLKARKYILDELNSTGQKHQLRGFELLKAIHLEPIPFDMERDLITPTFKLKRPQLLKYYKDRIDQLYKEAKGAMA